Within Halorubrum lacusprofundi ATCC 49239, the genomic segment GGAGGACGAGCCGGAGCGCGTCAAATCGGATCGTGTCGAAACGGATCGTGTCGAAACGGATCGCGTCAACACCAACGACTGAACGGTCGAAACAGTCGACGACCGAACGGCAGACATCGGGATTCCGGAGGGGCCGATGCCCCGAACTCGGTCAGTCGTCGGTCGCGCCGGAGTCTATCGGCTCTTCTTGCTTTTCGGAGCCATTCTCGGCGACTCTTTCACCGTTCAGATACGCTCGATCGGCCTCCGAGCGCTCGCCGGTCCGCAACACGTGGCAGTCACGACACCGCGCCTCGTAGGACTCCTCGGCGCCGACGAGGATCGTCGGATCGTCGACGTGGGCCGGCTCCCCCTCGATGAGGCGCTGGTTCCGGGAGGCGGGCTCGCCGCACTGCGAGCAGATCGCTTGTAGCTTGTCGACGTACTCGGCGGTCGCCATCAGCTCCGGCAGGGGTTCGAACGGCTCGCCGCGGAACGTCTGATCGGTGCCGGAGACGATCACGCGGGTGCCGTTGTCCGCTAAGGCGTTACACACCTCCACCAGCGCGTCCGAGAAGAAATTCGCCTCGTCGATCGCGACGACCTCGGGGAACGGCTCGTCGTCGAGGATTGCAAGCGGGCCGCCACCCTCGTTGTCGACGACGGTCGCCTCCCACTGCCGGCCGTTATGGCTCCCGATCGTCGTCTCGCCGTAGCGGTCGTCAACGGCCGGCTTGTACACCGCGACGGATTGGCCGGCGATCTCAGAGCGCCGGAGCCGCCGGAGCAGCTCCTCTGTTTTCCCCGAGAACATCGATCCAGAAATGACCTCGATCCAGCCGGATCGAGTGATCGCGTGCATGCTCTGACGGGCACGAGCCAGCGACTAAACCGTTTCTCTCCCGGCCGGCTCGCCGCCGATTACGACCCGAGACACGTCGGCCGCGCCGGCGCGCCTGACGATCGCGCGAACGAGGTCGTGCGCGCCGGCAAGGTTGTCGGAGTCGCCGTCGAGCACCAACAGATCGGCATCCGCGCCCAGCTCGATCACGCCGCGGTTCAGCCCCGCGATCGCCGCGCCGTTCACCGTCGCCATCCGCAGGATCTCTCGGGCCGGGAGATCGGAGAGCTTCGCGGCGAACTCCATCTCGCGGAACATCGACGGCGAGTCGAGCATGACGTTGTCGGTGCCGAGCGCGACCGTCGTCCGCTCGGCGAGGTCGCGGATCGGCGGCACGCCGACGTTCGTCACGAGATTCGACCGGGGGCAGACGGCCACGGGCGTCCCGCGGTCGGCGAGCCGCTCGAGGTGGATCGGCTCGGCGTGGACCATGTGGACGAGAAAGTCGGGGTCGAGATCCATCGCGGCGTTGATGTCGTCGGCGTCGCGCTCGCCGGCGTGGATCCCGAACAGCTTGCCCGCCTCGCGAGTCTCCGAGCGCACCGCGTCGAAGTCGGCGTCGCGGGCACCGGAGGCGCCGTACCCGTCAGCGACCGAGAGCACGTCGGGGTCGTCACGACCGAACACGACCGGATCGATCGCGCGCTCGCCGAAGTCGACGCCCTCGCCCGCGACCGCGTCCCGGAGCGCGGCCACGCCCTTGACGCCGCCCTCGCGGAACTCCAGGAACGTGCCGGTCCCGGTCGACTCCATGTACCGGAGGCTCCGCGCCATCGCGGCGACTTTCGCCTCGTGGCTCGCCTCCCGCAGGAGGCGGTGTTTGAGCCCGTCCGGCGGTGCGACCAGCTCGTCGAGCGAGAGGCCCTCGCCGGCCTCCTTGGCGATGGAGTCACCGATGTGGGTGTGGGCGTTGACGAACGCCGGGAGGATCACGTCGTCGGAGTCGACGCTCGTCTCCTCGATCCGGACGATCTCGTCGTCGGCGACGATGACCCGGCCTTCGACCGGCTCGAACTCCGGACCGACCAGAACGGTCCCTTCAAGGTGCATACTCGGCGGTCGCCGGCGCGGGAGTAAAAGGTCACGACAGGGGATCGACTCGGCCGATCACGCCCCGTCTCGGAACTCGTCGAGCGTCGTCGGCATCGCGCCGCGCACCTCCGCGACGAGCCCGTCGGGGTCGAGTCCGAGCACGTCGGCGGCGGCGCGGCCGACGCGATCGGTCGCGGGGTGAGGGGCGTAGACACCGAGGCGCCACTGGTTGCGCTGGGCGGTCCGGAGCGTGGAGACGAGGGGTGACTGCCGCTCTAACCGACGCACCTCGCCGTTGACGGTGACCCGCGCTGTCGACTCCCGCATCGACGGCTCCGGGGGGACATCGAGGATCACGTGCTGACGGGCGACGCCCGCCTCCTCGGCGATCTCGCGTTCCAGCGCACTCTCAGTGTCGTGGTCGGCCTCATGGACACGCTCGGCCACGTCGTCGTACTCGGCCCACACCGCCCGCTTGTACAGGTCGCGCTCGTCGTACCGCCGGGAGAGCTCGGCGGTCTCCGAGCAGCTTCGGATCGCCGCGAGGAAGTCGTGGTCGTCCATCCGGCGAAGCTGGGCCGGGGTCGTCGTGGTCGCGTCGAGTAAGTCGCTCGCCGCCCGCCGAAGCATTGCCTTCGAAATGCGCGCGACGTGGTGGGTGTACACGACCGGGTTCATCAGTGCGCGCGCCAGAAGGAGGCTCTCGGCCGTCTGGACGTTCCCCTCGTCCAAGACGAGTTCGTTGGTGCCGGTGCCCACGTCGACGAACGTCAGCTCCCGGACGAACCGCTCGGTGTCGATGGTGCCGTACGGCACCCCGGTGTGGTAGGCGTCGCGCACGAGGTAGTCCATGCGATCAACGTCGAGCTCGCCCGAGACGAGCCCGCCGTACGGTCCCTCGCCGGCGACGAGCCCGGCGATCTTCTCCGGGTCGAGGTCGTGATCGCGGAGCACCTCGCCGACCGCGCCGGTCGCGAGCACCTCGTCGACGTCGTCGTGGTACTTCCCCGTGCGGCGGTGGGTGAGCGACTCCAGATTGTGGCTGAACGGGCCGTGACCCACGTCGTGGAGCATGGCCGCGGCTTCGATCCGGTCTGCGCGCTTTCCCCCAATCCCGAGGTGGCCGAGCGCGCGGCTGGCGAGGTGGTAGACGCCGAGCGAGTGCTCGAAGCGGGTGTGGTTCGCGGAGGGGTAGACGAGCTGGACCGTGCCGAGCTGTTTGACGTGTCTGAGCCGCTGGACTGCGGGGGTGTCGAGGAGGTCCGCCGCGACACCGTCGATCTCGATGTGGTCGTGGACGGTGTCCTTGACCGTGATCATGCGTCGACGTTCGGCGGCATGGGATAAAAGCGGCGTGCGTCCCCGGAGACGCCCCGACCAACCGGAATTCGCTCTGTTGCCGAAATCTGGAACGGCCGGCACGATTTATACGTGCGGTATCCGAACGGTCGACCATGTACGATGTACTCATCGGGATCGACAACGCGGAGGATAGCCGTGCGATCGCGCAGGCGGAGGCGATCGTGGATCTCCCGACGGTGGATGGCGCGGTGACCGCTCACCTGTGTCACGTGTTCCAGGAGAACCCCGAGGGGGCCTCAGTCCACCAGATATCGGCGGTCCGACGCGCCCGCGAGACCCTCGAAGAAGCCGGCATCAACTGCGTCCACTACGAGGCAAGCGGCGACCCCACAGACGAACTGCTCGCGGCCGCGGACGACATCGACGCGGACGCAATCTGCGTCTCCGGCCGCAAGCGACGCCCGACCGGGAAGGCCGTCTTCGGGAGCGTGACGCAGGACGTGATCTTGGGTGCCGATCGTCCGATCTTCGCGGTCCCGGCGCCGCGAAGCGACTGAGCCGCTACGTCCGCGCGCCGACGCCGCGGAGCCCGAGCACGTCGCGCGCCGCCTCGCCGACCGCGTCGACGTGTTCGGCCGGACAGTAGACGCCGAGCGTCCAGCGGCGGCGCTCGGCGCTGCGCAGGCCCGCCACCAGCTCCGAGGCGTCCTCCAGTCGCTGGGGAACACCGTCGACGACGACGGTCGAGCCGGATTCTTTTAACCCGGGACGGGAGGGCACGTCCACGACGACCTCGTCGCGATCGAGCCCGACCGTCTCGGCGATCTCGCGTTCGGCCGCGCGCTCCTCGGCGTGGCCGGCGTCGACGGTGCCCGCCGGCACATCCGCTAACCCGACCCACACCGCCCGCTTGTAGAGGTCGCGGCGCTCGATCCGTTCTCCGAGCGCGGGGACCGCTTCCCGGAGCGCGACGAGGAGGTCGTGGTCGGCCATCCGGCGGAACGCCCTCACGTCGGTGTCGGTCCGGTCGAGGTAGCGCTCGCAGGCGCGCTCCAACATCGCGCCGGCGACCCGCGAGACGTGGTGGCGGTAGACGACGGCGTTCATCAGCGATCGGGCGACGAGCAGGCTCTCGGCGGTGGGAACGTTCCCCTCGGCGAGCACCAGCGCCGCGTCCTCGGGGTCGCCCGAGCCGGAGCCATTTGCTCCGTCGCCCGCGAGCCGGAGTTCGTTGACGAGCCGGCCGGTGTCGACCGTGCCGTACGGGACCCCGGTGTGGTGGGCGTCGCGCACGAGGTAGTCCATCCGGTCCACGTCGAGTTCGCCCGACACGAGGGCGCCGAGCGCGCCCTCGCCCGCGATCAGGGAGGCGACGCGCTTCGGGTCCAGCCCGCTGCGTTCGAGGACCCGACACACCTCGCGGTCGGTGTCGGTCAGGAGCTACGCGATGTCGTCGTGGTCGCGTCCCGTCGCTCGCCGGATGATCCCCTCGTCTGGTGCCCGTAGGGGGCATGTCCGATGTCGTGGAGGAGCGCCGCCGCGCGGACGTGAGCGGCGGTGTCGTCGTCGATCCCCAACCCGTCTACCGCGCCGCGCGCGAGGTGGTAGACGCCCAGCGAGTGCTCGAAGCGGGTGTGGTTCGCGGAGGGGTACACCAGCCGGACGGTGGACAGCTGTTTGATGTGACGCAGCCGCTGAAAGGCGGGCGTGTCGACCAACTCGGCGGCGAGGTCGCCGAGCCGGACGTGACCGTGGACGCTGTCCTTGATCGCCTTCATCGGTTCACGCGCTCACTCGTCGACGATATCGACGCCGAGCCGCTCTTCGAGCGCGCGGACGACGGAGCCGCCGACGCCGGCGGTCGCGGCCCGACCGTCCTCGACAGCGAACAGGTCGTCCTCGTCGACGTCGAGCTCCTCGGCCAGCTCCTCGACCGTGAGTCCGGCGTCTTGCCGGGCCGCCGCCACGTCGTCGCCGTAGCCGGAGACGAGGTACGGGAGCCGGTCCGACTCGTAGTTGGTGCCGCCTTCCTCCCAGTGTTTGGAGTCGCCGGTCGCGGAGTCGTACATCTTCGCCTGCTTGCGGGCGATTTCCTTCTTCCGGCTCTCCGTCCCGGTTCCGGTCGACTCGGAGCTGGCGCCGCCGGGGCTTCCGCCGGAACTTCCGCCCCGACTCCCACCGGATCCGCCGCGCCCGCCGGGCGCGTTGCCGGCGTCGTCGTGGGGGCGGCAGTCCGAGCAGACGAGGAGCTTCGCCCCGGCGACCGTGGCCCGCTGGAGGTCTGTGGTCTCGCGCCCGCAGAGCTCGCAGGCGTCGCCGTCGTCGCCGCCGCCGCCACCGCCCGTCGAGTACTTCGCCATACCGCGAGTAGTGGACCCCGATCGTTAAAAGGCCGTGGAGGGACACCCGCCGGTCGGGAAGCGGCGACCGTCGTTGCTCACTCCGAAACCGTCGTCTTCACGATGCTCACTGGCGCGGTCGACTGTCGGGAGACGCGCTCGGTGACGGAGCCGAGCATCCGCCGGTAGTTCCCCGATCGGGTCTTCGATCCCATCACCGTGAGGTCGATATCCTCGTCGTTGATGTAGCCGAGAATCTCCTCGTGGGGGACGCCGTACACCAGCTCGGTCACCACGTCGACGCCCGCGTCCGCGGCGTGCGAGGCCACCTCGTCGAGCGCCTCGCGGCCGCGCTCTTCCAGCGTCTCGGAGGCGCCTTCCGATCCGTCAACGAACTCGTCGCCAGAATACGCGTTGACCACGTCGCTGTCGACGACGTACAGCACGTGAAGGGTCGCGCCGTAGCGCTCGGCGGCGTCGATCGCGTGGTCGATGGCTCGGTCGACGCCCTTGCTGCCATCCGTGGGGAGTAGTATCTGATCGTACATGCACGGAGATCCGTCCCATCATCGAATAAATCGGTCGCCGTTTCCCGAACGATTAACATGCTGCCAGCCCCGGACTCGGCCATGACCGACGCCGCGGACCGGCTGTTCGTGAACGGGGAGATACACACGCTTGCGACTCCCGACGAGACCCACGAGGCCGTCGCCGTGCGGGACGGCGCGGTCGTCCGCCTCGGTCGGAGCCACGAGGTGCGGTTCCTCGAAGGCGTCGACACCGAGGTGATCGATCTCGACGGTTGCGTGCTCCTCCCCGGCTTCGTCGACGCGCACACCCACCTGACGACGGTCGGGCGCTACCTTGTCCACGCCGACCTCTCGGTCGCGGACTCGCCGATGGAGGCGGTCGATCTGCTTGCGGAACGGGCGGCAGCGGTCGAGGATGGGAACTCGGACGCGTCGGACGGCGGGTCCGACGACCCCGCAACCGACTGGGTGCTCGGCTACGGCTACGACGAGTCGACGTGGGACGACGACCGCTACCTGACCCGCGAGGACCTCGACCGCGTCTCGACGGAACGTCCCGTCGCGGCCGTCCGCGAGGACATGCACGTCGCCGCGGTCAACGGGGTCGTCCTCGACCGGTTCGCGGACGCTCTCGACTCGGTCCCCGACGAGACGGTGCCGACCGACGACGCGGGCGAGCCGACGGGCGTCCTCCTAGAGAGCGCGATCGATCCGATCTACGAGGCGGTCGAACCGGGGCCGGCGGCGACTCGCGACCTCGTCACCGCTGCGCTCGACGACTGCGCCGCCAAGGGGATCACGGGCTTTCACGACATGGTGCGAAACTCGCACGCTCCGCGCGTCTACCGCGACCTCGACGCCGCCGACGAGCTGACCGCACGTGTCCGGATCAACTACTGGAGCGACCACCTCGACGCGCTGCGGGAGGTCGGCCTGACGACGAACGCCGGAAGCGACATGGCCGAGACGGGCGCGATCAAGTCGTACACCGACGGGAGCTTCGGCGGGCGGACCGCGAGGCTCTCCGAACCGTACGCGGACGCACCGGGCGAGACCGGGCAGTGGGTCGTCGACCCGGACGAACTGGCAGAGACGGTCGCGGACGCGACCGGGGCGGGCTACCAGTTCACCGCCCACGCGATCGGCGACGAGGCGATCGACGCCGTCCTCGACGCCTACGAGGAGGAGTCGCACACCGACCCCGGCGCGGCGCGTCACCGGATCGAACACGTCGAACTCGCAGACGACGCGGCGATCGAGCGGCTCGCGGAGACGGGCGTGGTCGCCAGCGTCCAGCCGAACTTCCTCAAGTGGGCGGGCGCAGACGGGCTTTACGAGGGGCGTCTCGGGCCGGAACGCACCGCCGAGACGAACCGCTACCGCGACATGCTCGACGCGGGAGTTCACCTCGCGTTTGGCTCCGACGGAATGCCGATGGACCCCTTACTCGGCGTCCACCACGCCGTCAACGCGCCGGCCCCTGCCCAGCGGCTCACGGTGACCGAGGCCCTGCGCGCGTACACCCGGGGCGCGGCGTACGCGGGCTTCGACGAGGACCGGCTCGGCACGGTCGAGCCCGGCAAGTGCGCCGATTTCGCCGTCCTCGACGCGTCGCCGTGGGAGGAGTCGGACGCGATCCGCGGGGTCGACGTGGCGATGACGGTCGTCGACGGCGAGGTCGTATACGACGGGCGGTAAGGCGGCTTCCGACCGACCTCCGGGCCGAAACCTCGCAAGCACTGCCAGAAGACAGTAGTTATTAATAATGTAGGTTATATACGGGTATGGCAGAGATCGCCATCGAGTACGCCGCCGGCAGTCGCCTCCGATCGGAAGCGGAGACGGCTCGACGCCTGATCGACTCCTACCTCGGCGACCGCTCCGATGTCGACCGCGTTACGCTCTCGCCCTCCAGCGAGTCCGTGTTCTGCGTCAGCGTCGAGGGCGACCGCATCTGGTGTACGGACCCCCGCGAGTGGATCGACGCCGTGGAGGCGGTGACCGCGGCCCGGAAACGACTATCGGAGCTATCCTAACCGAAGCGATCAGCACAATTCAAGAGAGCGTGTCATAGAATCCGTGTCATACCCTGAGCATCTCACGTCCCGGGTTGTCTCCTCGTTCGCAATTGGTGATTGCGACGATAAGACGGAGGTAGAGTGAGAGATACACCTCCGTTCGTTCGTGGACGCGGCCTCGGGCACGGCCGTGCCCGAGGCCACAGTCCTTGACCGCAGCGTTCGCTGGAGGCGAACACATCGTACCCCAGCAGGAACTCGAAGGACAGGTATTCAAACAGCGGTATTGTCTCGGTTGCCGCGACGTTCAGGAAATTGTCGACCGAAACTGCATCTTGTAGGGCTTGGTTTTTGCTGGACATTATTCCCAGGTACACGAGCTCGTACGTGATGCTTCGTATGGAACGCTCGTAGAGAGAAGCCCTGCGACTCGTTAGAGGATCTCTACCCCGGGTTATCAACTGTATTATCAAAAAAACCCATCCGATATGCTTCGATATGCAGACCGGTACTGAAGATGACGGTATTGAACAAGTAGATGGGGAAAATTCGGTGAATCGGCGGACGTTCGTGCAAGGGGTGGGGATGCTACCGCTCTCCACGTCGCTTCTCGACAATGAGGAGGCTCGACAGCAGTTAGATCTTGGGAATAGCGCGCACGGTAGCGGGCGCACTCGGCGGTTCACGATTCACGCTATCGAGGTCGACATCGTCTACAATCGATTCGGGCTCCACCAGCCCAACGGTGTGATGTACGTGCTGGACGAGAACCTCGACGCAGTGCGCGAGGCGTCCGGCGAAACACCCGACGACGCCTTCTCGCTGGTCGAAAACGAGACAGCGAGCGCGGAACAGCGTGGCAATCCGAACGAAGACGACGGCGAGGTCGACACCTCGCTCATCGAGCCGCTGGTCATTCGGGCGAACGAAGGCGACACGATCCAGATCAGGTTCGTCAATCACCTCGACCGGCAGGCGTCAATCCACCAGACCGCCCTGCCGTACAACGTCCAGACATCCGACGGTATGGCCGTCGGGCTCAACCCCGACACGACTGCAAAACCGGGGGGAACGGTCCAGTACCGCTGGGAGGCCACACATACGGGCACCCACTTCTTTTACGACGGGGCGAATCAGGCGGTCGACAGTGCCAACGAGCCGCCAGAGGAGGCGAACCTGCTATCCCGGGGACTGTTCGGGGCTATCGCGGTCGAACCGCCGGGAGCGACGTGGAGCGACCCTGAGACCGGCGGCGAACTCCACAGTGGTACCAAGGCCGTCATCGACGACCCGAACGGACTCGGAACGACGTATCGCGAGTTCGTTCCCTTCTATCACACGCCTGAGGGAATAGAACCCGAAGTACAGTGGCCGAGCACTGGAGAGGAACAGACGATTCACGCCATCAACTACCGGGCCGACCCTCTGGGACAGCGCGACGACGAGTTCTACAACTCGTGGACGAACGGGGACCCAGGTGGCGGCGACAACGTCTTCCCGGCGTATAAGGGCGATCCCATCAAGTACACATTCGTCGGAGCCTCTCTGGAAGAGAATCACGTCCACCACCTACACCAGCATCGCTGGAAGGAAGTACCGCGCACGGCAGCCGACACCATCGATTCACAGACCATCGGTCTCGGTGATACCTTCGACGCCTATCTCGTCGCCGGACACGGTCCCCAGACGAATCGGCCAGGCCTGAGCTTCTCCGAGGCCTTCGAGGTCGGGGCCGGCTATAACCACGGGTCGGCTGGTGACGTACTCTTCCACTGTCACCTTTTCCCCCATTACGCCGAAGGGATGTGGGCTATCATGCGTATACTCGACAAGGTGCAACCGGGCCTCCAGCCGCTGGCGAACTCCAGCGGACTCATCCAAGAGGGATCCGACGCACCCGGGTATCCCGAGCTCGTCGCCGACGCGATAAAGGAGGTCGAAGGCGTCGACGACCCGATAGGACATCTGGCTCCGAAGCCGCCGCTCTCGTCGGTAAACAACCCGCGCGAACCGACCGACGTGGAGCGCCAAGCGTTCGGTGACGACATCGTCCCCGGAGCACCGTACGCAGATCCCTGCACCGACCCCGAGCCGGAACGGATTCTCGAATACACCATCGCGGTGATGAAGCCCGGGAATCCCAACGGTATCGTCTACAACGACGTCGGGGACCACGACCCTGAGGGTCTGGCGTACGTTCTCGATCGGGTCAGGGTCAAAGCTCCTGACGGTACCGTGCAGAAAGATGTCGACGTTGACGACGCGGAATTGCTCCGAGAAGGCAAATTGAATCCAGAACCGTTGTTCATCCGCGCCAACGTCGGCGACTGTGTGGAGGTCCGCCTTCAGAACGAACTCGTCGAGGAGGAGTTCCATACTTCCGTCCATCCGCACTTCGTCGGCTTCGATCAGTTAGGTTCCGAATCGGTCACGACGGGCTTCAACTACGAGCAGTCAACCGACCCCGGCGATACGATGCAGTACCGCTGGTACGCGGACGAGGAGGGTGCGATCTTCTTCCACGACCACATCGTCGGCGTTTCAGAGGGTATGCACGGGCTGTTTTGTGGCCTCCTCGTCGAGCCCGAGAGGTCGGAGTGGACCGACCCATACTCGGGAGAGCGCATCTTCAGCGGCGCCCAGGCCGTCATCGACCCGCCCGAGGCTGACGCCTTCCGTGAGCAGGCGCTTCACTACCATGACTTCGCC encodes:
- a CDS encoding thymidine kinase yields the protein MHAITRSGWIEVISGSMFSGKTEELLRRLRRSEIAGQSVAVYKPAVDDRYGETTIGSHNGRQWEATVVDNEGGGPLAILDDEPFPEVVAIDEANFFSDALVEVCNALADNGTRVIVSGTDQTFRGEPFEPLPELMATAEYVDKLQAICSQCGEPASRNQRLIEGEPAHVDDPTILVGAEESYEARCRDCHVLRTGERSEADRAYLNGERVAENGSEKQEEPIDSGATDD
- a CDS encoding amidohydrolase family protein, whose amino-acid sequence is MHLEGTVLVGPEFEPVEGRVIVADDEIVRIEETSVDSDDVILPAFVNAHTHIGDSIAKEAGEGLSLDELVAPPDGLKHRLLREASHEAKVAAMARSLRYMESTGTGTFLEFREGGVKGVAALRDAVAGEGVDFGERAIDPVVFGRDDPDVLSVADGYGASGARDADFDAVRSETREAGKLFGIHAGERDADDINAAMDLDPDFLVHMVHAEPIHLERLADRGTPVAVCPRSNLVTNVGVPPIRDLAERTTVALGTDNVMLDSPSMFREMEFAAKLSDLPAREILRMATVNGAAIAGLNRGVIELGADADLLVLDGDSDNLAGAHDLVRAIVRRAGAADVSRVVIGGEPAGRETV
- a CDS encoding amidohydrolase, with product MTDAADRLFVNGEIHTLATPDETHEAVAVRDGAVVRLGRSHEVRFLEGVDTEVIDLDGCVLLPGFVDAHTHLTTVGRYLVHADLSVADSPMEAVDLLAERAAAVEDGNSDASDGGSDDPATDWVLGYGYDESTWDDDRYLTREDLDRVSTERPVAAVREDMHVAAVNGVVLDRFADALDSVPDETVPTDDAGEPTGVLLESAIDPIYEAVEPGPAATRDLVTAALDDCAAKGITGFHDMVRNSHAPRVYRDLDAADELTARVRINYWSDHLDALREVGLTTNAGSDMAETGAIKSYTDGSFGGRTARLSEPYADAPGETGQWVVDPDELAETVADATGAGYQFTAHAIGDEAIDAVLDAYEEESHTDPGAARHRIEHVELADDAAIERLAETGVVASVQPNFLKWAGADGLYEGRLGPERTAETNRYRDMLDAGVHLAFGSDGMPMDPLLGVHHAVNAPAPAQRLTVTEALRAYTRGAAYAGFDEDRLGTVEPGKCADFAVLDASPWEESDAIRGVDVAMTVVDGEVVYDGR
- a CDS encoding universal stress protein, whose translation is MYDQILLPTDGSKGVDRAIDHAIDAAERYGATLHVLYVVDSDVVNAYSGDEFVDGSEGASETLEERGREALDEVASHAADAGVDVVTELVYGVPHEEILGYINDEDIDLTVMGSKTRSGNYRRMLGSVTERVSRQSTAPVSIVKTTVSE
- a CDS encoding helix-turn-helix domain-containing protein; this translates as MAKYSTGGGGGGDDGDACELCGRETTDLQRATVAGAKLLVCSDCRPHDDAGNAPGGRGGSGGSRGGSSGGSPGGASSESTGTGTESRKKEIARKQAKMYDSATGDSKHWEEGGTNYESDRLPYLVSGYGDDVAAARQDAGLTVEELAEELDVDEDDLFAVEDGRAATAGVGGSVVRALEERLGVDIVDE
- a CDS encoding HD domain-containing protein; translated protein: MITVKDTVHDHIEIDGVAADLLDTPAVQRLRHVKQLGTVQLVYPSANHTRFEHSLGVYHLASRALGHLGIGGKRADRIEAAAMLHDVGHGPFSHNLESLTHRRTGKYHDDVDEVLATGAVGEVLRDHDLDPEKIAGLVAGEGPYGGLVSGELDVDRMDYLVRDAYHTGVPYGTIDTERFVRELTFVDVGTGTNELVLDEGNVQTAESLLLARALMNPVVYTHHVARISKAMLRRAASDLLDATTTTPAQLRRMDDHDFLAAIRSCSETAELSRRYDERDLYKRAVWAEYDDVAERVHEADHDTESALEREIAEEAGVARQHVILDVPPEPSMRESTARVTVNGEVRRLERQSPLVSTLRTAQRNQWRLGVYAPHPATDRVGRAAADVLGLDPDGLVAEVRGAMPTTLDEFRDGA
- a CDS encoding universal stress protein; translation: MYDVLIGIDNAEDSRAIAQAEAIVDLPTVDGAVTAHLCHVFQENPEGASVHQISAVRRARETLEEAGINCVHYEASGDPTDELLAAADDIDADAICVSGRKRRPTGKAVFGSVTQDVILGADRPIFAVPAPRSD